The region GGGCCCTGCTGCTCGACGCGCCCCTCGTTCATCACCACCACGTGATCCGACAGGCTCATCGCCTCCTCCTGGTCGTGGGTGACGTAGACGGTGGTGATGCCCAGGTCCTGCTGCAGCTTGCGGATCTCGAGCCGCATGTGGACCCTCAGCTTGGCGTCTAAGTTGGAGAGGGGCTCGTCCAGCAAGAGCACCTCGGGCCGGGTGACGAGCGCGCGGGCAAAGGCTACGCGCTGCTGCTGGCCGCCCGAGAGCTGCCCTGACGGCCGCCCGCCCATGCCGGTCAGGCCGACGAGCTCGAGCGCCTCCTCGACCCTGGGCCTGATCTCGCCCCTGGGGACGCCAGTGGCGCGCAGGCCAAAGGCGACGTTCTCGAACACCGTCATGTGCGGAAAGAGGGCGTAGGACTGGAAGACCGTGCGGGTCGAGCGGGCGTAGGGGGGCAGGCCGTTGACGACCCTGCTGCCGATGCTGATCTCGCCCTCGTCGGGGTCATAGAAGCCGCCGATCATCCTGAGCGTCGTGGTCTTGCCGCAGCCCGAGGGGCCTAACAGCGTGGTCAGCTTGCCGGCCTCGGCGACGAGCGAGACCCCGTCCACGGCCGCGGTTCGGCCAAACAGCTTGGTGACGCCCTTCAAGATGACCGGCTGGCTGTTCAGCCTGAGCTCCGCCACGCTCACCTCCTCAACAGGTCCAGGCCCTTGCCGCTCAGGCGCCAGACGACCAGCAGGACCAGGAAGGTGCTCAAGATCATGATCACCGACAGCGCCGCCGCCACCCCGAGCCGTCCCGCGTCGATGGCGTTGAAGAGGTCGATGGACAGGAGCCGCCAGCGGGGTGAGACGAGGAAGATGACCGCGGTGATGTCGGTCATCATGTTGATGAAGCCGAAGACGAAGGCGCCCAGGATCGAGGCCCTGAGCAGCGGAAAGGTGATGCGGGCAAAGGAGTAGACGGGCCTGGCGCCCAAGTCGGCGGCGGCCTCCTCGATGACCGGGTCGATCTGCTTGAGGGCGCTGGCGCCGCTGCGGATAGCGAAGGGCGTGCGCCGGATGAAGTGGTTCAAGAGGATGATGGTGGCGGTGCCGGTCAGGACGACGAAGCCGATGCGTCCGCCGAAGGCCACCGCGAAACCCAGGCCCATCACCACGCCGGGTAGAGCGTAGGGCAGCATGCTGGTGAAGTCCAAGACCCGCGCACCGGGAAACGTCTTGCGGGTAAAGACGTAGGCGGCCAGGGTGCCGAAGAGCGCCGCCATCAGGGCGCCCGCGCCCGAGAGCAAGAGGCTGTTCTGGATCGACGTGCCCGACGCCCTCAGCGCCGTGTTCATGTGCCGCCAGGTGAGCTCGTAGTTCACCCCCCAGGTGCGGGTAAAGGCGCCCAGGACCACCACCACCACCACGCTCAGGATGAAGACCGAGACGAGCAGGCAGATCAGCAAGATCGCCCGCTCCACCCCCTTGGGAATCTGCCGGGCGACAAAGGCGCTGGGCGTGCCCGTCACGGTGATATAGCTTCGCTTCTTGAGATAGTACTCGCCGAAGGCGTAGATGAGCAAGGACGGCACCACCAGGATGACGGCGATGGTCGCGCCCATGCCCCAGTCGTAGAGCCCGAGGATCTGGATGATTGCCTCGGGGGCGAGCATGTTGGCGTCCGGGAAGAAGAGCCTGCCGCCGCCTAAGACGGCGGGCGCGCCAAAGGCGCTGGCGTTGAACATGAAGACGAGCAGCGCCGAGCTGAAGGCGGCGGGCGCCAGGAGCGGCAGGGTCACCCGCCGCAGGGTGTACCAGTAGCCCGCGCCCAGGTCCTCGGCGGCCTCCTCGAGCCGCGGGTCCAGCGACGACAGCGCCGCGCTGAAGACCAGAAAGGCCAGCGGAAAAAAGGTCAAGGTCTGTGCCAGTATGACCCCGTGCGAGCCGAAGATCACCCACTGCAGAACGCCCGGATCGGCCAGGCCGAGCCATTCGCCCAGGCTGTAGAGCCCGCGGTTGACGATACCGTTGCGGCCCAAGAGCAGGATCAGCGCAAAGGCGATGAGAAAGGCCGGCAGCAGCATCGGCACCAGCACCACCGCGGTAAAGAAGCCCTTCCAGGGAATCCGGGTGCGGGTGACGCCGTAGGCGAAGACGAAGCCCAAGAAGAGCGACAAGAGCGTGGCGATGCCGGAGACGAGCAGGGTGTTGTAGAGGGTATGGAGAAAGTAGCTCGAGCTGAAAAACCGCTGATAACGGGCCAGCGTAAGCCCGTCCTCGGAGCGGATGCTCTCGATCAGGATGCTGTAGGTGGGGTAGAGGACGAGAACGAACACCGTGAGCAGGATGCCCAAGAGGGTAAGGGCGACGGCGGGCTCGCGCAGGACCAGGGGCAAGCGGAAGCTTGAACGTTTCGGCTTCGCCTTGATGGATTGGTCCACGCTGTCCTCCCTACGGCGTCATTCTAACCCTCGCAAAGATGCCGGGCATAAGACGCCAGCACCCCTCAGCCTGCAACCGAACATTTCCCACACGAAAAACGGCGAGGATCAGCGGCCTGGTGGTCCTCGCCTGTCAGAACACCTTCCTTACCTCACTCGGCGGGCTCGGCCTGCGTCACCTCCTGGAAACGCTCGAGGATGCGCTCGCGGTTGTCCGCCGACCACTGAAAGTCCACCTCGATGACCGCTTCCGAGGCCACCTCGACGCCGCCTTCGGGAGGTTCGATACCGCCGATCACCGGATAGTTGCCGAACTGAGTCAGCACCTGCTGGGCCCCCGGGGTCAAGAGGTAGTCGAAGAAGGCTCGAGCGTTTTCGGGGTTGGGCGCGCCCGCCACAATGGCCGCGCCGTAAGGCTCGGCAAAGGTGGGGTTGGGTACGACCACTTCGATAGGGAAGCCCTCCTGTTGCGCCTGCCAGACGGCGTCGTAGAAGCCCACGCCGATGGGGTACTCGCCGGCGGCGACTAAGGACTGCGGGGCGCGGCCGCTGCGGGTGAACTGGGCGACGTTCTGGCCCAGAGCGCGCACGAATTCCCAGCCGTCGTCCTCGCTGCCGCCGCCCTGCATGGCGCGCTGCAGGGCGGTGGTGATGGCGGCGTAGGCGGTGCCGGAGGTGGCGGGGTGGGGCATGACGATCTGGCCGCGGTACGCTTCGTCGAGCAGGTCGTCCCAGTCCGAGCCGGGTGCCTCCAAGCCGGCGCGCTGCAGAGCCTGGCTGTTGTAGAAGAAGACCAGCGGGTAGGTGCCGACGGCGGTGATGTGCTCCTGCTCGTAGGCGTAAGCGGGGAGGACGGTGTCGGCGCCCGCCGGCTGATAGGCTTCGATCAGACCTTCGTCATGGGCCTGCTCGAGAATGGCCGGGCGCACCGACAGCCAGAAGTCGGCCTGAGGGCGTTGCGCCTCGGCGCGCAGGCGGCTCTGGGACTCGCCCGTGGAGATGACGATGTTGAGGACGCGGACGCCCGTCTCCTGGGTGAAGGGCGCGGCCAGTGCCTGCATGAACTCGTCGTTGAAGGGCGAATAGACGATGACCTCGCCCTGGGCGGAGGCCGGACCTGACAGGCCGACAGCGAGCAGAAGACCTAACAGAAGACCTAAAAGCCACCTTTGCATTATCTGCATCATCGATCAACTCCTTTTGGCGCCGCTGCGCCTGGCTTGCCGTAGCGAGTCCAGTCTACCGCAGACGGCTACCGCAGAGGCTACCGCAGACGGCCACGGCTCCGTCCGCGGACCAGCCTAAGGGTGGCGTGTCAGCTGGTTGCCAGGGCCTTGGCCCGGACCCGCCTTCTGGCTTAGACTTGGGCATGTCCAACCTCATTTCGGCTCGAGACCTTCACGACCTCCTGGGCGACCCCGACCTGGTCGTCGTCGACGTGCGCTTTCACCTCGGCCATCCGCAGCAGGGGCGGCGCGAGTATGAGGCGGGTCACATTCCGGGCGCCTTCTACCTCTTTTTGGAGCCCGACCTGTCGGCGCCGCACACCGATCACGGCGGGCGCCATCCGCTGCCCGAGATGAGCGTCTTCGTCAATACCCTAGAGCGCGCGGGCATTTCCAACAGCAGCCACGTGATCGTTTACGACGGCGCCTCGGGCGTGATCGCGGGCCGCCTCTGGTGGATGCTCAAGTACCTGGGGCACGACACGGTGCAGGTCCTGGACGGCGGCTACCCCGCCTGGGTGGGCGCGGGCTATCCCGTCAGCACCAGCTTGCCCCTGCCGGCCCCCGGCTCCTTTACCTCCCGACTGCGCCCGGAGATGGTCGCCGACTTAGACGAGGTGAAGCGGGCCCTCACCGATCCCAAGGCGCTCCTCATCGACGCGCGGGCCGCCGAGCGCTACCGCGGCGAGCACGAGCCCTTAGACAAGCAGGCCGGCCACATCCCCTCGGCCAGGAACTACCCCTTCGCGGGCAACCTCGAGAACGGCCTCTACAAGTCGCCCGAGGCACTCAGGGAACGCTTCAGGGACGCGGAGGCGGCCGAGGAGGTCATCGTCTACTGTGGCTCGGGCGTGAGCGCGCCGCACAACCTGATCGCGCTTGCGGAAGCCGGCATCGAGGGGGCCAAGCTCTACATCGGTTCCTGGAGCGACTGGAGCTCCTACGACGACAATCCCGTGGCGACGGGCGATGAGAGCTGAAATCGGCATCCCAGCCCTTCACCGCCGCGCCTACCTCTATATCACGAGGCGGCACGAGGGTAAGCTCGAGCTCGCCGTCTTTCGCCACCCCGACCACAACGCGCTCGAGCTCGGTATTCAGCTTCCCCGAGGCGGCATCGACCTGCTCGAGGAGGTCGTCTCGAGCCTGAGCACAGCCGACGCCG is a window of Deinococcota bacterium DNA encoding:
- a CDS encoding ABC transporter ATP-binding protein — its product is MAELRLNSQPVILKGVTKLFGRTAAVDGVSLVAEAGKLTTLLGPSGCGKTTTLRMIGGFYDPDEGEISIGSRVVNGLPPYARSTRTVFQSYALFPHMTVFENVAFGLRATGVPRGEIRPRVEEALELVGLTGMGGRPSGQLSGGQQQRVAFARALVTRPEVLLLDEPLSNLDAKLRVHMRLEIRKLQQDLGITTVYVTHDQEEAMSLSDHVVVMNEGRVEQQGPPHEIYEKPATRFVADFIGISNFVSARVREVTPRTVVVEALGRKVALEPPKGREALIPGQTVSLVIRPEHLHLDRLHPGEEQSSASVATGLQGKVVSVSYLGAAASYLVGLATGETVTVFEPAPVGSVLHAPGTEVILGLEIGRVYVIPEPPSPSS
- a CDS encoding iron ABC transporter permease → MDQSIKAKPKRSSFRLPLVLREPAVALTLLGILLTVFVLVLYPTYSILIESIRSEDGLTLARYQRFFSSSYFLHTLYNTLLVSGIATLLSLFLGFVFAYGVTRTRIPWKGFFTAVVLVPMLLPAFLIAFALILLLGRNGIVNRGLYSLGEWLGLADPGVLQWVIFGSHGVILAQTLTFFPLAFLVFSAALSSLDPRLEEAAEDLGAGYWYTLRRVTLPLLAPAAFSSALLVFMFNASAFGAPAVLGGGRLFFPDANMLAPEAIIQILGLYDWGMGATIAVILVVPSLLIYAFGEYYLKKRSYITVTGTPSAFVARQIPKGVERAILLICLLVSVFILSVVVVVVLGAFTRTWGVNYELTWRHMNTALRASGTSIQNSLLLSGAGALMAALFGTLAAYVFTRKTFPGARVLDFTSMLPYALPGVVMGLGFAVAFGGRIGFVVLTGTATIILLNHFIRRTPFAIRSGASALKQIDPVIEEAAADLGARPVYSFARITFPLLRASILGAFVFGFINMMTDITAVIFLVSPRWRLLSIDLFNAIDAGRLGVAAALSVIMILSTFLVLLVVWRLSGKGLDLLRR
- a CDS encoding extracellular solute-binding protein; its protein translation is MQRWLLGLLLGLLLAVGLSGPASAQGEVIVYSPFNDEFMQALAAPFTQETGVRVLNIVISTGESQSRLRAEAQRPQADFWLSVRPAILEQAHDEGLIEAYQPAGADTVLPAYAYEQEHITAVGTYPLVFFYNSQALQRAGLEAPGSDWDDLLDEAYRGQIVMPHPATSGTAYAAITTALQRAMQGGGSEDDGWEFVRALGQNVAQFTRSGRAPQSLVAAGEYPIGVGFYDAVWQAQQEGFPIEVVVPNPTFAEPYGAAIVAGAPNPENARAFFDYLLTPGAQQVLTQFGNYPVIGGIEPPEGGVEVASEAVIEVDFQWSADNRERILERFQEVTQAEPAE
- a CDS encoding sulfurtransferase, which produces MSNLISARDLHDLLGDPDLVVVDVRFHLGHPQQGRREYEAGHIPGAFYLFLEPDLSAPHTDHGGRHPLPEMSVFVNTLERAGISNSSHVIVYDGASGVIAGRLWWMLKYLGHDTVQVLDGGYPAWVGAGYPVSTSLPLPAPGSFTSRLRPEMVADLDEVKRALTDPKALLIDARAAERYRGEHEPLDKQAGHIPSARNYPFAGNLENGLYKSPEALRERFRDAEAAEEVIVYCGSGVSAPHNLIALAEAGIEGAKLYIGSWSDWSSYDDNPVATGDES